The Osmerus eperlanus chromosome 22, fOsmEpe2.1, whole genome shotgun sequence genome window below encodes:
- the LOC134008480 gene encoding uncharacterized protein LOC134008480 isoform X5 gives MTVMKHYIKPLFMIGAQHGLLGSCVGIVVVIVSVVLCYTDWEAVTAAKDNPSTPVQTTSAYERSSRVFDGSCVLVSNPEEHDHFFTVARATRCSLPVAPGLATWFLYAASALSEAALMITAPSTINKISWLHARMLDWESQAQLTQLSVQKGKTVTLETHVAGLQPDDGWIYNKLWLLQVNPGKLRCTLLDERFTDRLQLDLQTGSLTVRNISLHDAGVYQLQTGGDKVAHQTFTLSVYDMVSGPAISYSYLRLSANNISCTVECSVKNGRDVTLTWYKGEERLNQTSSPDLSSNISLHLEMKDQDGDTYSCVAENPISNQTDKLHKTELCPGLSTTTNFHNHTRDRGAVAVAVAVAVAVIVAVAYRKFKRGCDGEGTSTEHDSSAKSVI, from the exons ATGACTGTCATGAAGCACTACATCAAGCCATTATTTATGATAGGAGCCCAACATGGACTACTGGGCTCATGTGTTGGGATTGTAGTTGTTATTgtcagtgttgtgttgtgctatACTGACTGGGAAGCAGTTACAGCAGCAAAAGACAATCCTTCAACCCCAGTCCAAACAACCTCAGCATATGAAA GGTCTTCGAGGGTTTTCGATGGTTCGTGTGTTCTTGTTTCCAACCCAGAGGAGCATG ACCACTTTTTTACAGTAGCAAGGGCAACAAGATGTTCTCTCCCTGTTGCCCCAGGGTTGGCAACATGGTTTCTATATGCAGCATCGGCGCTGTCTGAGGCTGCGTTGATGATAACAGCGCCTTCTACTATAAACAAAATATCGTGGCTGCATGCGC GTATGCTTGATTGGGAATCCCAGGCTCAACTGACTCAACTCAGTGTGCAAAAGGGAAAGACTGTCACTCTGGAAACACATGTAGCTGGACTCCAGCCTGACGACGGATGGATCTACAATAAATTGTGGTTACTGCAGGTGAATCCAGGGAAATTACGTTGCACTTTGTTAGATGAGCGGTTTACAGACAGACTTCAGCTGGACTTACAGACCGGATCTCTCACTGTGAGAAACATCTCACTCCACGACGCTGGAGTTTATCAGTTACAAACCGGAGGAGACAAAGTGGCTCATCAAACCTTTACTCTATCCGTTTATG ACATGGTGTCCGGTCCTGCCATCAGTTACTCCTACCTCCGTCTGTCAGCCAACAACATCTCTTGTACGGTGGAGTGTTCTGTGAAGAACGGGAGAGATGTGACCCTAACCTGgtacaaaggagaggagagacttaACCAGACCAGCAGTCCTGATCTCTCCTccaacatctctctccatctggagATGAAGGACCAGGATGGAGACACCTACAGCTGTGTGGCTGAAAACCCCATCAGTAACCAGACAGACAAACTCCACAAGACAGAGCTGTGCCCAG GTCTGTCTACAACCACCAACTTTCACAATCACACTAGGGACCGGGgtgctgtggctgtggctgtggctgtggctgtggctgtgattgTGGCTGTGGCATACAGGAAGTTTAAG AGAGGTTGTGATGGAGAGGGAACCTCCACGGAACATGACAGTTCTGCCAAGTCTGTCATCTGA
- the LOC134008480 gene encoding uncharacterized protein LOC134008480 isoform X4, producing MAAEHSTIGSGRGKEQETKDDLGRQKVDLEVVGDGYTKTGMTVMKHYIKPLFMIGAQHGLLGSCVGIVVVIVSVVLCYTDWEAVTAAKDNPSTPVQTTSAYERSSRVFDGSCVLVSNPEEHDHFFTVARATRCSLPVAPGLATWFLYAASALSEAALMITAPSTINKISWLHARMLDWESQAQLTQLSVQKGKTVTLETHVAGLQPDDGWIYNKLWLLQVNPGKLRCTLLDERFTDRLQLDLQTGSLTVRNISLHDAGVYQLQTGGDKVAHQTFTLSVYDMVSGPAISYSYLRLSANNISCTVECSVKNGRDVTLTWYKGEERLNQTSSPDLSSNISLHLEMKDQDGDTYSCVAENPISNQTDKLHKTELCPGLSTTTNFHNHTRDRGAVAVAVAVAVAVIVAVAYRKFKRGCDGEGTSTEHDSSAKSVI from the exons ATGGCAGCTGAGCACTCAACAATAGGTTCTG GTAGGGGCAAAGAGCAGGAGACAAAGGATGATCTTGGCCGTCAGAAAGTGGACCTGGAGGTAGTTGGAGATGGTTACACGAAGACGGGCATGACTGTCATGAAGCACTACATCAAGCCATTATTTATGATAGGAGCCCAACATGGACTACTGGGCTCATGTGTTGGGATTGTAGTTGTTATTgtcagtgttgtgttgtgctatACTGACTGGGAAGCAGTTACAGCAGCAAAAGACAATCCTTCAACCCCAGTCCAAACAACCTCAGCATATGAAA GGTCTTCGAGGGTTTTCGATGGTTCGTGTGTTCTTGTTTCCAACCCAGAGGAGCATG ACCACTTTTTTACAGTAGCAAGGGCAACAAGATGTTCTCTCCCTGTTGCCCCAGGGTTGGCAACATGGTTTCTATATGCAGCATCGGCGCTGTCTGAGGCTGCGTTGATGATAACAGCGCCTTCTACTATAAACAAAATATCGTGGCTGCATGCGC GTATGCTTGATTGGGAATCCCAGGCTCAACTGACTCAACTCAGTGTGCAAAAGGGAAAGACTGTCACTCTGGAAACACATGTAGCTGGACTCCAGCCTGACGACGGATGGATCTACAATAAATTGTGGTTACTGCAGGTGAATCCAGGGAAATTACGTTGCACTTTGTTAGATGAGCGGTTTACAGACAGACTTCAGCTGGACTTACAGACCGGATCTCTCACTGTGAGAAACATCTCACTCCACGACGCTGGAGTTTATCAGTTACAAACCGGAGGAGACAAAGTGGCTCATCAAACCTTTACTCTATCCGTTTATG ACATGGTGTCCGGTCCTGCCATCAGTTACTCCTACCTCCGTCTGTCAGCCAACAACATCTCTTGTACGGTGGAGTGTTCTGTGAAGAACGGGAGAGATGTGACCCTAACCTGgtacaaaggagaggagagacttaACCAGACCAGCAGTCCTGATCTCTCCTccaacatctctctccatctggagATGAAGGACCAGGATGGAGACACCTACAGCTGTGTGGCTGAAAACCCCATCAGTAACCAGACAGACAAACTCCACAAGACAGAGCTGTGCCCAG GTCTGTCTACAACCACCAACTTTCACAATCACACTAGGGACCGGGgtgctgtggctgtggctgtggctgtggctgtggctgtgattgTGGCTGTGGCATACAGGAAGTTTAAG AGAGGTTGTGATGGAGAGGGAACCTCCACGGAACATGACAGTTCTGCCAAGTCTGTCATCTGA
- the LOC134009143 gene encoding polyadenylate-binding protein 1-like gives MNQRPSSRPKASLYVGDIHQHVTEAMLYNHFSPAGTIHSIRVCRDRVNKRSLGYAYVNFKRSVDAEHALDFLNFKLTDGSPIRVTWAHQRDPTMTKSGVGKVFIKNLDTSIDNENLYDTFSGFGKILSSKIACGNNGSKGYGFVQFETAEAAEKSIERLDGMLFNDRKAFVGRFKSRKERQAERFGSCAKFTNIYIKNFGQDVDEQKLTEVFSKYGKITSVCVMKDENGKSRGFGFVNFERHEDAQKAVDDMKGMQISGKLIYVGRAQKRLERQSKLKRWFQQNQARMTCPSKQLQHMSAQIHSKTKAQVKVQTLTQENAQVETQPKVHVWTHPQAQANQDFKSSAAETSLTKLVDGLHGVVGRETFLQLEDLKPVAARDLSLLHLSRELQPETAVSSKSHVGSIAAPRQKAKKKGGGCFCGLMRAFGRADCTVGEKTYGGILHAENITSMKAAASAVKNGDADQFPTTL, from the exons ATGAATCAGCGTCCTTCTAGTCGTCCAAAAGCTTCCTTGTATGTTGGAGACATACACCAACATGTTACCGAGGCAATGCTCTACAACCACTTCAGTCCCGCCGGGACCATCCACTCTATCCGCGTCTGCAGAGACAGGGTCAACAAGCGCTCTCTGGGTTATGCCTATGTCAACTTCAAGAGGTCAGTGGATGCCGAGCACGCCTTAGATTTCTTGAATTTTAAACTGACTGATGGCTCTCCGATTCGTGTAACTTGGGCCCACCAGCGCGACCCGACCATGACAAAGAGCGGTGTGGGTAAAGTCTTTATTAAGAACCTGGACACGTCAATAGATAACGAAAATCTATACGACACCTTCTCTGGCTTCGGCAAAATCTTGTCGAGCAAGATTGCATGTGGTAACAATGGCTCAAAGGGCTATGGTTTTGTTCAATTTGAGACCGCGGAGGCTGCCGAGAAATCTATAGAAAGATTGGACGGTATGCTGTTTAATGACAGAAAAGCATTTGTGGGCCGCTTCAAATCTCGCAAGGAGCGCCAAGCTGAGCGATTTGGTTCATGCGCAAAGTTCACCAATATCTACATCAAGAACTTTGGACAGGATGTGGATGAGCAGAAGCTGACAGAGGTGTTCAGCAAGTATGGAAAGATCACGAGCGTCTGTGTCATGAAGGATGAGAATGGCAAGTCCCGAGGGTTCGGCTTTGTGAACTTTGAGAGGCACGAGGATGCGCAAAAAGCTGTGGATGACATGAAAGGAATGCAAATTAGCGGCAAGCTGATCTATGTTGGCCGCGCCCAGAAGAGGTTAGAGCGTCAGTCCAAGCTCAAGCGTTGgttccagcagaaccaggctcGCATGACATGCCCTTCTAAGCAGCTG CAGCACATGAGTGCCCAGATCCACTCCAAGACCAAAGCCCAGGTCAAGGTCCAGACCCTGACCCAGGAAAATGCCCAGGTCGAGACCCAGCCTAAGGTCCATGTCTGGACCCATCCTCAGGCCCAA gcTAACCAGGATTTCAAATCTTCTgcagctgagaccagcctgacgaaGCTTGTTGATGGTCTCCACGGAGTCGTGGGAAGGGAgaccttcttgcagct TGAAGACCTCAAGCCTGTCGCAGCCAGAGACCTGAGCCTGCTTCACCTGAGCAGAGAGCTTCAACCAGAAACGGCGGTTTCTTCCAAGAGCCATGTTGGCTCCATAGCTGCTCCCAGGCAGAAAgcaaagaagaagggaggaggatgttTCTGTGGCCTCATGAGGGCTTTCGGGAGAGCT GATTGCACTGTGGGTGAGAAGACCTATGGTGGAATCTTACATGCAGAGAACATCACCTCCATGAAAGCTGCTGCATCTGCAGTGAAGAATGGAGATGCTGATCAGTTTCCCACTACTCTGTAA
- the LOC134008480 gene encoding uncharacterized protein LOC134008480 isoform X2, producing MVEDNTAEFFLPQVNYELMESKMPREVSKIRRMYEEKLKQSLEKQKQRYEYPLKNMEDELNLYKTEKVPKEGLRKSSLDIPPTSRGKEQETKDDLGRQKVDLEVVGDGYTKTGMTVMKHYIKPLFMIGAQHGLLGSCVGIVVVIVSVVLCYTDWEAVTAAKDNPSTPVQTTSAYERSSRVFDGSCVLVSNPEEHDHFFTVARATRCSLPVAPGLATWFLYAASALSEAALMITAPSTINKISWLHARMLDWESQAQLTQLSVQKGKTVTLETHVAGLQPDDGWIYNKLWLLQVNPGKLRCTLLDERFTDRLQLDLQTGSLTVRNISLHDAGVYQLQTGGDKVAHQTFTLSVYDMVSGPAISYSYLRLSANNISCTVECSVKNGRDVTLTWYKGEERLNQTSSPDLSSNISLHLEMKDQDGDTYSCVAENPISNQTDKLHKTELCPGLSTTTNFHNHTRDRGAVAVAVAVAVAVIVAVAYRKFKVEYERL from the exons atggtggaggacaaCACTGCTGAGTTCTTCTTACCCCAAGTGAACTATGAACTGATGGAGAGCAAGATGCCAAGAGAGGTGTCAAAGATTAGAAGGATGTATGAGGAAAAACTTAAACAAAGTCTGgaaaaacagaaacaaagatACGAATATCCGCTGAAAAATATGGAGGATGAGCTGAATTTGTATAAAACAGAAAAGGTGCCAAAAGAGGGGTTGAGGAAGAGTAGTCTTGACATTCCACCCACCA GTAGGGGCAAAGAGCAGGAGACAAAGGATGATCTTGGCCGTCAGAAAGTGGACCTGGAGGTAGTTGGAGATGGTTACACGAAGACGGGCATGACTGTCATGAAGCACTACATCAAGCCATTATTTATGATAGGAGCCCAACATGGACTACTGGGCTCATGTGTTGGGATTGTAGTTGTTATTgtcagtgttgtgttgtgctatACTGACTGGGAAGCAGTTACAGCAGCAAAAGACAATCCTTCAACCCCAGTCCAAACAACCTCAGCATATGAAA GGTCTTCGAGGGTTTTCGATGGTTCGTGTGTTCTTGTTTCCAACCCAGAGGAGCATG ACCACTTTTTTACAGTAGCAAGGGCAACAAGATGTTCTCTCCCTGTTGCCCCAGGGTTGGCAACATGGTTTCTATATGCAGCATCGGCGCTGTCTGAGGCTGCGTTGATGATAACAGCGCCTTCTACTATAAACAAAATATCGTGGCTGCATGCGC GTATGCTTGATTGGGAATCCCAGGCTCAACTGACTCAACTCAGTGTGCAAAAGGGAAAGACTGTCACTCTGGAAACACATGTAGCTGGACTCCAGCCTGACGACGGATGGATCTACAATAAATTGTGGTTACTGCAGGTGAATCCAGGGAAATTACGTTGCACTTTGTTAGATGAGCGGTTTACAGACAGACTTCAGCTGGACTTACAGACCGGATCTCTCACTGTGAGAAACATCTCACTCCACGACGCTGGAGTTTATCAGTTACAAACCGGAGGAGACAAAGTGGCTCATCAAACCTTTACTCTATCCGTTTATG ACATGGTGTCCGGTCCTGCCATCAGTTACTCCTACCTCCGTCTGTCAGCCAACAACATCTCTTGTACGGTGGAGTGTTCTGTGAAGAACGGGAGAGATGTGACCCTAACCTGgtacaaaggagaggagagacttaACCAGACCAGCAGTCCTGATCTCTCCTccaacatctctctccatctggagATGAAGGACCAGGATGGAGACACCTACAGCTGTGTGGCTGAAAACCCCATCAGTAACCAGACAGACAAACTCCACAAGACAGAGCTGTGCCCAG GTCTGTCTACAACCACCAACTTTCACAATCACACTAGGGACCGGGgtgctgtggctgtggctgtggctgtggctgtggctgtgattgTGGCTGTGGCATACAGGAAGTTTAAGGTAGAATATG AGAGGTTGTGA
- the LOC134008480 gene encoding uncharacterized protein LOC134008480 isoform X1, with the protein MVEDNTAEFFLPQVNYELMESKMPREVSKIRRMYEEKLKQSLEKQKQRYEYPLKNMEDELNLYKTEKVPKEGLRKSSLDIPPTSRGKEQETKDDLGRQKVDLEVVGDGYTKTGMTVMKHYIKPLFMIGAQHGLLGSCVGIVVVIVSVVLCYTDWEAVTAAKDNPSTPVQTTSAYERSSRVFDGSCVLVSNPEEHDHFFTVARATRCSLPVAPGLATWFLYAASALSEAALMITAPSTINKISWLHARMLDWESQAQLTQLSVQKGKTVTLETHVAGLQPDDGWIYNKLWLLQVNPGKLRCTLLDERFTDRLQLDLQTGSLTVRNISLHDAGVYQLQTGGDKVAHQTFTLSVYDMVSGPAISYSYLRLSANNISCTVECSVKNGRDVTLTWYKGEERLNQTSSPDLSSNISLHLEMKDQDGDTYSCVAENPISNQTDKLHKTELCPGLSTTTNFHNHTRDRGAVAVAVAVAVAVIVAVAYRKFKRGCDGEGTSTEHDSSAKSVI; encoded by the exons atggtggaggacaaCACTGCTGAGTTCTTCTTACCCCAAGTGAACTATGAACTGATGGAGAGCAAGATGCCAAGAGAGGTGTCAAAGATTAGAAGGATGTATGAGGAAAAACTTAAACAAAGTCTGgaaaaacagaaacaaagatACGAATATCCGCTGAAAAATATGGAGGATGAGCTGAATTTGTATAAAACAGAAAAGGTGCCAAAAGAGGGGTTGAGGAAGAGTAGTCTTGACATTCCACCCACCA GTAGGGGCAAAGAGCAGGAGACAAAGGATGATCTTGGCCGTCAGAAAGTGGACCTGGAGGTAGTTGGAGATGGTTACACGAAGACGGGCATGACTGTCATGAAGCACTACATCAAGCCATTATTTATGATAGGAGCCCAACATGGACTACTGGGCTCATGTGTTGGGATTGTAGTTGTTATTgtcagtgttgtgttgtgctatACTGACTGGGAAGCAGTTACAGCAGCAAAAGACAATCCTTCAACCCCAGTCCAAACAACCTCAGCATATGAAA GGTCTTCGAGGGTTTTCGATGGTTCGTGTGTTCTTGTTTCCAACCCAGAGGAGCATG ACCACTTTTTTACAGTAGCAAGGGCAACAAGATGTTCTCTCCCTGTTGCCCCAGGGTTGGCAACATGGTTTCTATATGCAGCATCGGCGCTGTCTGAGGCTGCGTTGATGATAACAGCGCCTTCTACTATAAACAAAATATCGTGGCTGCATGCGC GTATGCTTGATTGGGAATCCCAGGCTCAACTGACTCAACTCAGTGTGCAAAAGGGAAAGACTGTCACTCTGGAAACACATGTAGCTGGACTCCAGCCTGACGACGGATGGATCTACAATAAATTGTGGTTACTGCAGGTGAATCCAGGGAAATTACGTTGCACTTTGTTAGATGAGCGGTTTACAGACAGACTTCAGCTGGACTTACAGACCGGATCTCTCACTGTGAGAAACATCTCACTCCACGACGCTGGAGTTTATCAGTTACAAACCGGAGGAGACAAAGTGGCTCATCAAACCTTTACTCTATCCGTTTATG ACATGGTGTCCGGTCCTGCCATCAGTTACTCCTACCTCCGTCTGTCAGCCAACAACATCTCTTGTACGGTGGAGTGTTCTGTGAAGAACGGGAGAGATGTGACCCTAACCTGgtacaaaggagaggagagacttaACCAGACCAGCAGTCCTGATCTCTCCTccaacatctctctccatctggagATGAAGGACCAGGATGGAGACACCTACAGCTGTGTGGCTGAAAACCCCATCAGTAACCAGACAGACAAACTCCACAAGACAGAGCTGTGCCCAG GTCTGTCTACAACCACCAACTTTCACAATCACACTAGGGACCGGGgtgctgtggctgtggctgtggctgtggctgtggctgtgattgTGGCTGTGGCATACAGGAAGTTTAAG AGAGGTTGTGATGGAGAGGGAACCTCCACGGAACATGACAGTTCTGCCAAGTCTGTCATCTGA
- the LOC134009144 gene encoding polyadenylate-binding protein 1-like, which produces MNQRPSSRPKASLYVGDIHQHVTEAMLYNHFSPAGTIHSIRVCRDRVNKRSLGYAYVNFKRSVDAEHALDFLNFKLTDGSPIRVTWAHQRDPTMTKSGVGKVFIKNLDTSIDNENLYDTFSGFGKILSSKIACGNNGSKGYGFVQFETAEAAEKSIERLDGMLFNDRKAFVGRFKSRKERQAERFGSCAKFTNIYIKNFGQDVDEQKLTEVFSKYGKITSVCVMKDENGKSRGFGFVNFERHEDAQKAVDDMKGMQISGKLIYVGRAQKRLERQSKLKRWFQQNQARMTCPSKQLQHMSAQIHSKTKAQVKVQTLTQENAQVETQPKVHVWTHPQAQVQTLAQANVQTQLQAQIQTGTQVLTHDFTLALVSMQQV; this is translated from the exons ATGAATCAGCGTCCTTCTAGTCGTCCAAAAGCTTCCTTGTATGTTGGAGACATACACCAACATGTTACCGAGGCAATGCTCTACAACCACTTCAGTCCCGCCGGGACCATCCACTCTATCCGCGTCTGCAGAGACAGGGTCAACAAGCGCTCTCTGGGTTATGCCTATGTCAACTTCAAGAGGTCAGTGGATGCCGAGCACGCCTTAGATTTCTTGAATTTTAAACTGACTGATGGCTCTCCGATTCGTGTAACTTGGGCCCACCAGCGCGACCCGACCATGACAAAGAGCGGTGTGGGTAAAGTCTTTATTAAGAACCTGGACACGTCAATAGATAACGAAAATCTATACGACACCTTCTCTGGCTTCGGCAAAATCTTGTCGAGCAAGATTGCATGTGGTAACAATGGCTCAAAGGGCTATGGTTTTGTTCAATTTGAGACCGCGGAGGCTGCCGAGAAATCTATAGAAAGATTGGACGGTATGCTGTTTAATGACAGAAAAGCATTTGTGGGCCGCTTCAAATCTCGCAAGGAGCGCCAAGCTGAGCGATTTGGTTCATGCGCAAAGTTCACCAATATCTACATCAAGAACTTTGGACAGGATGTGGATGAGCAGAAGCTGACAGAGGTGTTCAGCAAGTATGGAAAGATCACGAGCGTCTGTGTCATGAAGGATGAGAATGGCAAGTCCCGAGGGTTCGGCTTTGTGAACTTTGAGAGGCACGAGGATGCGCAAAAAGCTGTGGATGACATGAAAGGAATGCAAATTAGCGGCAAGCTGATCTATGTTGGCCGCGCCCAGAAGAGGTTAGAGCGTCAGTCCAAGCTCAAGCGTTGgttccagcagaaccaggctcGCATGACATGCCCTTCTAAGCAGCTG CAGCACATGAGTGCCCAGATCCACTCCAAGACCAAAGCCCAGGTCAAGGTCCAGACCCTGACCCAGGAAAATGCCCAGGTCGAGACCCAGCCTAAGGTCCATGTCTGGACCCATCCTCAGGCCCAA GTCCAGACCCTGGCTCAGGCTAATGTCCAGACCCAGCTTcaggcccagatccagaccgGGACCCAGGTCCTGACCCATGACTTCACCCTGGCTTTGGTGTCTatgcagcaggtgtaa
- the LOC134008480 gene encoding uncharacterized protein LOC134008480 isoform X3, with the protein MVEDNTAEFFLPQVNYELMESKMPREVSKIRRMYEEKLKQSLEKQKQRYEYPLKNMEDELNLYKTEKVPKEGLRKSSLDIPPTSRGKEQETKDDLGRQKVDLEVVGDGYTKTGMTVMKHYIKPLFMIGAQHGLLGSCVGIVVVIVSVVLCYTDWEAVTAAKDNPSTPVQTTSAYERSSRVFDGSCVLVSNPEEHGLATWFLYAASALSEAALMITAPSTINKISWLHARMLDWESQAQLTQLSVQKGKTVTLETHVAGLQPDDGWIYNKLWLLQVNPGKLRCTLLDERFTDRLQLDLQTGSLTVRNISLHDAGVYQLQTGGDKVAHQTFTLSVYDMVSGPAISYSYLRLSANNISCTVECSVKNGRDVTLTWYKGEERLNQTSSPDLSSNISLHLEMKDQDGDTYSCVAENPISNQTDKLHKTELCPGLSTTTNFHNHTRDRGAVAVAVAVAVAVIVAVAYRKFKRGCDGEGTSTEHDSSAKSVI; encoded by the exons atggtggaggacaaCACTGCTGAGTTCTTCTTACCCCAAGTGAACTATGAACTGATGGAGAGCAAGATGCCAAGAGAGGTGTCAAAGATTAGAAGGATGTATGAGGAAAAACTTAAACAAAGTCTGgaaaaacagaaacaaagatACGAATATCCGCTGAAAAATATGGAGGATGAGCTGAATTTGTATAAAACAGAAAAGGTGCCAAAAGAGGGGTTGAGGAAGAGTAGTCTTGACATTCCACCCACCA GTAGGGGCAAAGAGCAGGAGACAAAGGATGATCTTGGCCGTCAGAAAGTGGACCTGGAGGTAGTTGGAGATGGTTACACGAAGACGGGCATGACTGTCATGAAGCACTACATCAAGCCATTATTTATGATAGGAGCCCAACATGGACTACTGGGCTCATGTGTTGGGATTGTAGTTGTTATTgtcagtgttgtgttgtgctatACTGACTGGGAAGCAGTTACAGCAGCAAAAGACAATCCTTCAACCCCAGTCCAAACAACCTCAGCATATGAAA GGTCTTCGAGGGTTTTCGATGGTTCGTGTGTTCTTGTTTCCAACCCAGAGGAGCATG GGTTGGCAACATGGTTTCTATATGCAGCATCGGCGCTGTCTGAGGCTGCGTTGATGATAACAGCGCCTTCTACTATAAACAAAATATCGTGGCTGCATGCGC GTATGCTTGATTGGGAATCCCAGGCTCAACTGACTCAACTCAGTGTGCAAAAGGGAAAGACTGTCACTCTGGAAACACATGTAGCTGGACTCCAGCCTGACGACGGATGGATCTACAATAAATTGTGGTTACTGCAGGTGAATCCAGGGAAATTACGTTGCACTTTGTTAGATGAGCGGTTTACAGACAGACTTCAGCTGGACTTACAGACCGGATCTCTCACTGTGAGAAACATCTCACTCCACGACGCTGGAGTTTATCAGTTACAAACCGGAGGAGACAAAGTGGCTCATCAAACCTTTACTCTATCCGTTTATG ACATGGTGTCCGGTCCTGCCATCAGTTACTCCTACCTCCGTCTGTCAGCCAACAACATCTCTTGTACGGTGGAGTGTTCTGTGAAGAACGGGAGAGATGTGACCCTAACCTGgtacaaaggagaggagagacttaACCAGACCAGCAGTCCTGATCTCTCCTccaacatctctctccatctggagATGAAGGACCAGGATGGAGACACCTACAGCTGTGTGGCTGAAAACCCCATCAGTAACCAGACAGACAAACTCCACAAGACAGAGCTGTGCCCAG GTCTGTCTACAACCACCAACTTTCACAATCACACTAGGGACCGGGgtgctgtggctgtggctgtggctgtggctgtggctgtgattgTGGCTGTGGCATACAGGAAGTTTAAG AGAGGTTGTGATGGAGAGGGAACCTCCACGGAACATGACAGTTCTGCCAAGTCTGTCATCTGA